From a region of the Deinococcus aestuarii genome:
- a CDS encoding TetR family transcriptional regulator, with protein MKRDAQATRKRILEAAVAEFSHYGIAGARVDRIAAASASNKAMIYTYFGSKEGLLEAVGEWLVAWHLQEVPLDTQDLPEYAARVFDRYQAHPELMRLVNWDRLERGGGGEKASRLAETVQAKVEAIAQAQREGRLGTHFPAPVLLELLLALVELPTCVADLRDEEARAARRQAIKDAVARLIER; from the coding sequence GTGAAGCGTGACGCCCAAGCCACCCGCAAGCGCATCCTGGAGGCAGCGGTGGCCGAGTTTTCTCACTACGGCATCGCGGGTGCCCGGGTGGATCGCATCGCCGCCGCGTCGGCCAGCAACAAGGCGATGATCTACACCTACTTCGGCAGTAAGGAGGGGCTGCTGGAGGCGGTGGGCGAGTGGTTGGTCGCCTGGCACCTCCAGGAAGTGCCGCTGGACACCCAGGACCTCCCGGAGTACGCCGCACGGGTGTTCGACCGGTATCAGGCGCACCCCGAGCTGATGCGGCTGGTGAACTGGGACCGCCTGGAACGGGGGGGCGGGGGGGAGAAGGCCTCCCGCCTGGCCGAGACGGTCCAGGCCAAGGTCGAGGCCATCGCTCAGGCACAGCGGGAGGGAAGGCTCGGGACCCACTTTCCGGCCCCCGTTCTTCTGGAGCTGCTGCTGGCCTTGGTCGAGCTGCCCACCTGTGTCGCCGACCTCCGGGACGAGGAGGCCCGCGCCGCGCGCCGCCAGGCCATCAAGGACGCCGTGGCCCGCCTGATCGAGCGCTAG
- a CDS encoding helix-turn-helix domain-containing protein, whose product MPDTPMTHTFPSCEGITVILHDVPTMVDVETGEVVGFRLDVSGAIAHLVQEAARGQAPGATVERCYEPHSELAPPTPDPVSLELRRVLRERGLTGAEIAERLGIKPPLVSRWLSSNSHQHGMDTLRRIADALDMDVEVKLKPRERKTAS is encoded by the coding sequence ATGCCCGACACCCCCATGACCCACACCTTCCCCAGCTGTGAGGGCATCACGGTGATTCTCCACGACGTGCCTACGATGGTCGATGTCGAGACCGGCGAAGTCGTCGGCTTCCGCCTCGACGTGTCGGGGGCCATCGCGCACCTCGTTCAGGAGGCGGCTCGTGGGCAGGCGCCCGGAGCCACCGTCGAGCGGTGCTATGAACCCCACTCGGAGCTGGCGCCCCCGACGCCGGACCCGGTGAGCTTGGAGCTGCGCCGGGTGCTGCGCGAGCGGGGCCTCACAGGCGCCGAGATCGCCGAGCGGCTGGGCATCAAGCCGCCGCTGGTCTCGCGCTGGCTCAGCTCCAACTCCCACCAACACGGCATGGACACGCTGCGGCGCATCGCCGACGCCTTGGACATGGACGTGGAGGTCAAGCTCAAGCCTAGGGAACGCAAGACGGCCTCGTAG
- a CDS encoding SDR family oxidoreductase: MTLRNEPRTALVTGATGGIGQETALELARQGYRVLVTARDAAKGQQVLEDLRAQGRGAVPELFVGDLSSMGDVRRIALEVRDRHGRLDVLVNNAGGVFRERRTTVDGFESTFAFNHLAYFLLTHLLLEPLRAAGRARVVSVSSSANRMGRVRWDDPQFTQGYSPTAAYAQSKLMNILFANALARRLRSTGVTSNSLHPGRVRSGFGEDLTGLTRVIFNLTSFWALSPQQGAQTSVYLATSPEVGGVTGTYFQDKKPQRANRVAYDQAAQDRLWALSEQVVGRWLDPVEQEQAAVPR, encoded by the coding sequence ATGACCCTCCGCAATGAGCCAAGAACAGCCCTGGTCACGGGCGCCACGGGGGGCATCGGCCAAGAGACGGCTCTGGAACTGGCGAGGCAGGGCTACCGGGTGCTGGTCACCGCCCGCGACGCGGCCAAGGGCCAGCAGGTCCTGGAGGACCTCCGGGCCCAGGGCCGGGGTGCGGTGCCCGAACTGTTCGTTGGCGACCTGTCGAGCATGGGGGACGTGCGCCGCATCGCGCTGGAGGTGCGGGACCGGCACGGGCGGCTGGACGTGCTGGTGAACAACGCGGGCGGGGTCTTCCGGGAACGGAGGACCACCGTGGACGGCTTCGAGTCCACCTTCGCCTTCAACCACCTGGCTTACTTCCTGCTGACGCACCTCCTGCTGGAGCCCCTGCGGGCCGCCGGGCGGGCGCGGGTGGTGAGCGTGTCCTCGTCGGCCAACCGGATGGGCCGCGTGCGCTGGGACGACCCCCAGTTCACCCAGGGCTACTCGCCCACCGCCGCCTACGCCCAGAGCAAGCTCATGAACATCCTGTTCGCCAACGCGCTGGCCCGCCGGCTGCGGAGCACGGGCGTCACCAGCAACTCGCTGCACCCGGGCCGGGTCCGCTCGGGCTTCGGCGAGGACCTGACCGGACTCACCCGGGTCATCTTCAACCTCACCAGCTTCTGGGCCCTCTCCCCCCAGCAGGGCGCGCAGACGAGCGTGTACCTCGCCACCTCTCCCGAGGTGGGGGGTGTCACTGGGACATACTTCCAGGATAAGAAGCCCCAGCGGGCCAACCGGGTTGCCTACGACCAGGCCGCGCAGGACCGGCTGTGGGCCCTGTCGGAGCAGGTGGTGGGGCGGTGGCTGGACCCGGTGGAGCAGGAGCAGGCCGCCGTCCCGCGCTGA
- a CDS encoding cupin domain-containing protein, whose amino-acid sequence MTDASAPPALLPADDPARQLTVARPETDPSLPHVAIMGDTYTILVTGRETAGRYTLIDMLVPPGGGPAPHRHDFEEMFSVLEGEIELTFRGQTLTARAGETVNIPANAPHAFTNRTDRTARMLCVCAPAGQEEFFLAVGTLVATRTTPAPTMSEAEREAFKRKAAELAPKYRTELLPPA is encoded by the coding sequence ATGACTGATGCCTCTGCCCCCCCCGCTCTCCTTCCCGCCGACGACCCCGCCCGGCAGCTCACCGTGGCCCGTCCGGAGACCGACCCGAGCCTGCCCCACGTCGCCATCATGGGGGACACCTACACGATTCTGGTGACGGGGCGGGAGACGGCGGGCCGCTACACCCTGATCGATATGCTCGTGCCCCCCGGCGGTGGTCCCGCTCCCCACCGCCACGACTTCGAGGAGATGTTCAGCGTGCTGGAGGGCGAGATCGAGCTGACCTTCCGGGGCCAGACCCTGACGGCGCGGGCGGGCGAGACGGTCAACATCCCCGCGAACGCGCCGCACGCCTTCACGAACAGGACGGACCGGACAGCGCGGATGCTGTGCGTGTGCGCGCCCGCCGGTCAGGAGGAGTTCTTCCTGGCCGTGGGCACGCTGGTTGCCACCCGGACCACGCCCGCCCCGACGATGAGCGAGGCCGAGCGCGAGGCGTTCAAGCGCAAGGCCGCCGAGCTGGCCCCGAAGTACCGCACGGAACTCCTTCCGCCTGCCTGA
- a CDS encoding serine hydrolase domain-containing protein produces MNTFVTQTIPDALVPLHRDLQLRAQRDDFSGVVLVDHQGDTLFQQSYGWAQRGSRTPNTLDTCFNLASISKCFTAIGVLQLAQRGLLAFEDPVSRFLPEWPQPVGHQITVHHLLTHQAGLPALSPEDWRNNDRTVGGIVARLRQLPHADEPGTLVDYSNSAYILLAGLLERVSGQDYFTYLARNVFEPAGMNHTRFPDLDLDPPETAFGYVHRDADGRPNPDAPLRMVLGSAGWKAMGSHGAYGTAHDLVQFTRALLDQRLLAPELTRLALEGKVDFQLPPFPQCRYGYGFIERSRGPEGWRGVGHTGGGLGVSDEVVVFPEQRMTVVVLGNFDSSNAWEVVDQVVEALATP; encoded by the coding sequence GTGAACACATTCGTGACCCAGACGATCCCCGACGCCCTCGTGCCCCTCCACCGTGATCTCCAGCTCCGTGCACAACGAGACGACTTTTCAGGGGTCGTGCTCGTTGATCACCAGGGTGACACCCTCTTCCAGCAGTCGTACGGTTGGGCGCAGCGGGGTTCACGTACCCCGAACACCCTCGACACCTGCTTCAATCTGGCGTCCATCAGCAAGTGTTTCACCGCCATTGGCGTTCTCCAGCTCGCCCAACGGGGCCTGCTCGCCTTTGAAGACCCCGTCAGCCGCTTTCTTCCCGAGTGGCCGCAGCCAGTCGGTCATCAGATCACCGTCCATCACCTGCTGACTCACCAAGCGGGCCTCCCCGCCCTCAGCCCGGAGGATTGGCGAAACAACGACCGGACGGTGGGTGGGATCGTTGCGCGGCTGCGTCAGCTCCCCCATGCGGACGAGCCGGGAACGCTCGTGGATTACAGCAATTCGGCGTACATCCTGCTGGCTGGCCTTTTGGAGCGGGTCTCCGGCCAGGACTACTTCACCTACCTGGCCCGGAACGTGTTTGAACCTGCTGGAATGAATCACACCCGTTTCCCTGACCTTGACCTCGACCCGCCCGAGACCGCCTTCGGGTATGTCCACCGTGACGCAGATGGCCGTCCAAACCCTGATGCGCCGCTCCGAATGGTGTTGGGCAGCGCCGGGTGGAAGGCGATGGGCTCGCATGGAGCCTACGGAACGGCGCACGACCTCGTGCAGTTCACCCGGGCCCTCCTCGATCAACGGTTGCTGGCGCCTGAGTTGACGCGGTTGGCGTTGGAGGGCAAGGTGGACTTCCAACTGCCGCCGTTTCCTCAATGCCGGTACGGGTACGGCTTCATCGAGCGGTCCAGAGGCCCGGAAGGCTGGCGAGGGGTAGGGCACACGGGTGGGGGCCTGGGTGTGTCGGATGAAGTTGTGGTCTTCCCAGAGCAGCGCATGACGGTGGTGGTGTTGGGGAACTTCGACTCCTCGAACGCCTGGGAGGTCGTGGATCAGGTTGTGGAAGCCCTCGCCACACCATGA